TAATTTAATAGGCAAATATAAGGATACGAATTTAAGTTAATAATTGAATTGTTTATTTATAAACTATACTTACGGTAAGTATatccaaataataataacaatttataaattattctatACATATTCatcatttataaatatttattttttttctttttttttttattttattatttataagttCTCAAAGAAAAAGTTTTTGATATTATTCATGCTTATACATactcatgtttttttttctttttaaagtagtaaaaaaaaatcacataatgCCATCAATTATTATTAGATGCAGCTTTTTTCTCTTtcctatatttatttttatcttatataaatattaatcacCCAAGTTTCCAATATATATAACTCAGTATCTCTTTTtaactattattaattttattttttattctaattttataatattactgtCTCTATAAGCTTATTAAAACAATATgttaaatctaattttttatttattgatgctttgtatatttctattttgaggTACTATATTCTTACAGTTCTTTCtgtttataattatatagagagttttattcaattttatcaattatttttatagatCTCTATTTAATTTAGTCTTTtattactttatattatttgacAATAactcttctttctctttctattttaaatcacaaattatataatgaatttttttataaatttgtcaattttttttcgAGATCTCTATTCTCGGtgagaattttttcaatttttaatatttgttaatctctatttttattttggtttagtATTTTATTACCCTATATCATTTGATAATATCTcttatttctctttcttttgtAGACCACAAATTAtattatgagttttttttttttcacagatttgtcaaaaaaaaaaaaatctgaaatcTTTATTCTTGATgaggattttttaatttttaatcttttttatttttattttagttttggttttgatttagtattttattaccttatattttttgataatatttttttttttaggtcaCAAATTATATGATGAGGCAAGTAagtaatttataacaaaatcatccactTATGTATAAAAAGTAAGTAGTTAATTAACTCAAgtatatgatttattttatgtatagaGTAAACTTATTTTGATCAATAGTGATAACTACAAATAAGATACGATAATGATAGCGACTTTGAATGTAGTGGTCACTACAAGTGAGATACAGTGATGACATCTGTTTTGAATGACAACAAATCATTTGATGAGTTTTCTATAAATTTATCAATTGATTTATTTTACTATAacgtttgaaaatatttttttgttatttttttagataagaaattgtatgaaaaaaaattagtagaataattactcatactattaaaaaaatatcaactttaatatatttttgtaacttaattatcaataaacaaaatataaccGCACGCGAATCGCGGTTTGTTTCCtactattatataaaatagaCTCTCTAAGTATACAATGATTGATTatgattaggggtgttcataaaatagccgatccaatccaatccgcacgatctaatccaatctaatccgcaaagtgcggatatccgcacttgtgcagattggattggattggaaaattcaaaatctgcacttgtgcggattggatgttgattgacatgtaaaagtaaccgatcaaatccaatccacacatatttataataaaattaaaaaattatttatacaaataacattttaatgtaaagaaaatagtaatttaaaagtctaatacatataatacaattatattgtaaaacttaatagataaaatgtatattctattcttatatattttttttttctacatacaatttaaaataaaattcaatatctttttatatatacaattttttttcctttaaatttgttatttgttattttattaatttaatgtgttgttgtagacataaaataactacaatttattttattttgttgctagttatgtgaacaaaaaaaatattttttttataaatattaaataatttaatattaaaaagtaaccaatccaaagtaaccgatccaatccgcacttttgcggattggatttgagctattgtgcggattggattggatccaaaaaataaaatcctcacttagtgcggattgaatgttgtttgaccaaaaaagtgtggattggatcggatgaacagccCTAATTATGATATGTACTCAAATTATTaccttttttttcatttaaacaTTCATCATATCCAGTAACTAGTTCAATGCTATCCAGCTTTCATCGCCCAAGGATTTAGGCAATGGTATGAGCATCTGATTTTGAAAACGATGACTCCCAAAACTAAAGTATACATTCTAATTCAGAGCAAaatgaaatatataaatatatatatatattaatatcctACTCATTGCAAGAATATATTctctttttttacttttttcctttttttatgAGAGCTTATTGTCTTTTTTACCATAGAATTTTTCAAGACTCCTTTTTCTATATTTATCATGATTATAAGAGGTGGACAAAACAACTCCCCAAATAATCAATAAGTGAAAGAAAGAGAGCTCATAATAATAAGGCTGCTTGGATATTGGTAAAAATGATAGGTGTGGGAATCTAATTATATATACTCGTTTTCCAAAGGTTACATAATTACAAATTcactaaactttattttttattttctgatGTATATTTTATATGACTTTATACGAGCATGGTacccaagaagaaagaaaaagctcTATGCCTTTTCAGCTGAAGCCCATGTTCTGTCATTTACACTGTTTCTCCTTTATTCCCAAGACAACAGAAACAATGATATGATGGCGATAAACTTATGAGACGTGCCTCTTCATCCTTTTCTAACTTTCTATTCTCTTGGTTCATTTCTTAGAGAGGGTGTACTGCTGCATAGTGTTACTCCAAATTTGAAAACTATAGAACACAACAACTATAATGGcagttaataaaaaaaataaaaaataaacttataatGGCTGTAGAAATTAAGAgtgaatttttttaaagaaagctaaacataattctaactgtttTTATCCAACTCAGAAACTCTATTTACATCCCCTCAAATGAATTGGTGTGGACACAAATTTTACTTATGATTTTAAATAGAGAAAAGGTTCTGTAGACAGAGCCTTTGTTAAAATATTTGTAGCTTGATCAAGAACTCGAACATATTTAATGGAGATTTGTTTGTCAATGATTTGATCGAAATGGAGAtcaattttaatatgttttgaCCTTGCATGAAAAATAGGGTTGGCAGCGAGAGTTATTGCACTTTGATTATCTACCCAAATTACAAAACATTGAACTAAGGAAACTTGTAACTTACACAACAACGATCGAATCCATATTTGTTCAGCAACTACATTAGTTAATGCATGAAATTAACTTTCAGTATTAGACCTTGCCACAATTTGTTGTTTCTTTGCAGACCATCTAACAAGATTGTCACCAAAAAATACCAAATAACCTCCCGTAGATCTTCTTTCATCAACACAACTAGCCCAATCTGCATTTGGGTAAGCAGTAAGAGTCATGGCAGAGGCAAGTGGGGTGCAAATACCATCTTTAATAATTCCTTTGAGATATCTTAGTTGTCTCTTACAAGCTTCCCAGTGAGAGTGGTGGGAGCTTGTAAAAACGACTGAGTTTGTTGACTATGAAGGCAACATCAAGTCTTGTAAGAGATAGATATTGAACTTCTCCAAAGGTGCTTTTGTATAGCGTAATATTCGTAAAGAGTTCTCCCTTAATTAAAAAAGTTTTGCAGAGGCACTTGTTGGATTTAGACAAAAGTTTGTTCCTTCCATATTCAACTTGACTAATAAGTTACTAATATATTTTGGTTGGAATAGTACATACCAGTATTGTCTCTGTATATTTTTACTCCTAGGAATAATGAACTACACTAAGTCTTTTAGAGAAAAAGACTTGTTTAGGTCCAAGATGCATTTTCAAGTAAGAGTAAAATTTGATCATGTAATAAGTATATCATCCACACATACTAACAGAATTATAAGACTAGAACCAAAACCATATATGAAGAAGGAAATGTATGTTCTTGAACCTTGAAACCCCCATGGGATTGAAGCTTTTCATTTCAGGCCCTCAGTGCCTGTTTGAGGCCATATATGGCCTTATTATCTTGCAAACATGTATAGGAGAGAAAGatatccaagttcagatcttgataatgctctgctacagaaaggaatcaagggctagagatcttgaacggaaggattcaTATTATTCccctgcaatcaatgtaaggttttcttaaacccttatgcgtttatttcattgttttagagaattcatatttaggatgttaattcaacatacttgttagtaaatctagatcctggtaaaatattcccaacaagcTTTATTATGCTAGAAAAGTTGTCACCCAAGCCAAGGGCTCAAAAGGCAACTAGAAGAAGTTGCCAGACTCGCCAACCCCTGACACTGGAGTGTGGGGGTAATGGGAAGAAAGAAGGCTCAAACGGAGGGAAAAGAGCTAACAACAGTGAGAAATAAGGTTACTCCTCTGGTGGAAAGAAAGCTAAAACTGTGGGCAGACCCATACGAGTGGATGAACCTCGTTTCACCACCTACTCTATTCTCTTGGCCCAAGAGTGGAAATCTATACTGGTAAAATAGAAGGATTCTGAGACAAAGTGCTGGCTACAATATTGGAACCTTTATCGATAGCGAATTGCTCGCTATAGACAGAAAAGGTcgaaagagaagaaaaatagCAAGGCTTGGTAGAAATGGAGAAGTCAAGGGACAATGTCGGAACCCTTTTAAAGGGGAAGTTGGAAGTAAAAAGCTAGTAGTGTCAAAAGTCAGGGACGTGTTTAACACTACTAAGGGGAAATCTCCACACCTGCACAGAAGCTTGGAAAATAACATCACAGTGGAAAGTGTGCTCTGCATGCAGTGTGTGCCCAGCTACAAGCTCCAAACCCATCCACGCATTTGATAGGTGACTCCCCGTGGAGGGAGAGCCTATTCAAAGAGAGATCGGGGATGTGGCGAACCCCTCATTCCTCAGAGTAATTCTTCAGTGCCTCATAGTTTTGGAACTTAATGGGATTTGGTCCATCTCCCACTGGGAATAATTGTATATTTCCTCCACGGCAACCTCCTTGGGTTGCTCCACGTCTAAAACCATTTCATGGGCTACATTTTTGACTGGCTCATCCATTAGCTCCACTACTTCGAGATTGATGACGTCCAACATGATGGTATAgctaaaaagaaagaaaaaaaaatgacaaccAAGTAGTTAAATACCCACACTAAGAGGAATAACAGGGGTACAAGAAACCTTCCCTAAAATTGCTTGGAGAGGTCTCTGCCAGACCCGTTGTCCAAAAGCAAAGCCCTTGCAGAACTTCGCCCTAGGACGATCAGATTGAGAACTCAAGAGTGAATTATAGATTCGAAGAAATTTTGTCTATAACCATAAGAGCCCCAGATAGAGGAAATTGGAGATTAAGATTGTTTAAAGGTGCCTTGAACTCGCTCAATGCAAATAATGAATTACGAGCAAAATTCACAGATCCTAATCTCGACTATAGGCGACATTCATACCAAGATAAACCCACATGCAAATAATCACCTAAACCCTCAACAGAGAAGAGGCCTATCCTGCCCAAAATCTAAACAAGCATTTCAACGCAAAAGAAATCAATAGTTCAAAGGGGAGAAGGATACTTACTCAAGGAAGGAGTTGTGGGAGTGGCAAGATTTGCGGCGGTATAACCGTAGTAGGATCTCTGACACGATGATGAAGTCTAGCCTGAAATTCATACGACCACACAAGTAGTTTGTCAATCTTTAATTGAATATTCAGTAGCCTCGATGGATTTAGACGGTTCATTGTCAAGTCTATTAGTAATGCTCCTGGTTTTTCTCTCGCTCGAACTCAAAGAGAAGACTAAGGCAATCGTCGAAAGGATTGGACATTCACTAGGGGAAAAGTTTGGGATTTTCtctcttgaaaaatttaaactcAAACTACAAAATAAGCCTATTTATAAGTggtgaaattttttttcttcacccTATTTATAAGTGAGAGATTTTCATCCGTTTACTTTCACGATCAACGGCTCAAATGGTGTCTCAAAAAACACAAAAGTGATCTAACGGCTGGAGAGCGAAAGGGTCATCATTTAATGCATATAATTGGTACTAATTCGTTTCTAATCATAACGTTCACCTTGATGCCAGTGCTAACATAAATTAATTGTCAGCACATTACCCCAAGCGCCACACACGTTTCCAATGCTCATGAAGTTCACGGACCAAGAAGTCAATGTCGCGTGTACTACGTCAGCTATAACCCAAAGGTCCCTAGTCATCAACAACCAAGAACTATAGAAGACGAAAAGGTCATTCCTTTTTTGAATTATCCATGTGTCCATGACAATTTGGAGAGAAGATTTCAAGCCTCTGCCACTCTCAAGTCTCGAAAGCTTGGGGGATAAATTTTATTTGCATTTTTGGAAGGGTGACACGTGGCGTTCCCAATTGTAAGAATAATCTGATAAGGTCTGGCCAAAAGCCCTACCACCAGAGGAGGCCCAACCCACATGGAAGGATGGGCCCAGGTCCATCCTAGGCCCAAAGGATGCACTTTTGAGATAGGAGTTATCCGGATTCGGAAAGGCATCCTACCTTCCTGAGAAGAAGTGATTGAAGCCCTCCGGATGTGCATTTGGGATACATCTAAAGAGAGCATTCTAAGAGGTGCCGCCTCAAAGGTCTAGTACAAGATGACATGGCTGCCCTCTAACACCAAATCCCATAAGATTTGGGGTTTGTCCCTGTGTCAGAGCCTAAGAGTGCGCACACCACCAAAAGGAAACCACCCTTTTGTCCAACAACATGATTCTGACACAACATTACATATAAACAAACCATGCAGGACATCTGTCAAGGATCACCTGTTCCCCAGACATACAGAACGCCTCTGCCCCACGAGTTGGGCTTCAACTAGTGGGCCCATAGTCATGTATTACATGTATTTACCCCATTAGTGGGCCAAGTTTACATGAAAACCCTAACGGATCACAAATAAACCCGAACCTAATTCCTAGCCTATAAATACCACATTATACCTTCATGCAAATGATGGAgaaatcatttcaaaaatattatagtAAGAAGCTAGGGTTCTTGAGCTTGTAAAACCCCATTGTAGTACATAAAGGCCATTCGGCCAAATACAATTGACTCATAGACTAGGATTCATTAATAACTGAACCATGTAAAAATCTCAATCTTTATTctctattaatttatataatctCGCAACTCTTATTTTAATCGGGTTTTAAAAATCTCGATAAATACAATCTAATTCGCATATGTGTAGATTGATCaatcggttattttggattgtttactttttaatattgaattatttaatattaattaaagtatatttttttttcacataactaacaATTGAATCAAacatatgtttaattttattttagattatatttttcttataaataataataaaatttaagtttgacctcttaagtgttgaaatttttgtatcatatgtattaaatttttaaattatttttttatattaaaatattaattgtatatataatatttttttttaaatatatattcgaTTGGATCGATTATTTTTATATGTCAATTAACATCTAATACGTCAAAGTACGGATCTTAGATTTTTCAATTCAAGTGCTGATTGGCGTGAATTAGATCAtacaagttgaattaaattggagTATGAACACCGTTGTACATTTGTATACACTTAAACAGTCTACTTTAACACTTAACTGAACTTTTTcaacgaaaaaataaaaatttaatttctaagaTTAAGTGTCCCTTATTCTAAAAGTCAAAACATCTAAATAAGACGAGGCGATAAACATCTAAATTGCTATTATTCTACAGAAAATTAGTACAATCTCAAGAAAGCATTGGATATTAGCAACAAAACTAAGgagttctttttttctttttttgggtgTAATATTTGATACATTTTTTTTGTCCACATGGGATTTCATAACAAAAATGAAGACAACCTAAGCTAGTAcaaagagaaaataataatgatgatgataataataataaagtgtaATTTGTTGGCCAAAGACATATATGGAGTTTAGCACCATAACATTTTGACTGATGATGAGTCTgtcttagagagagagagagcgagagaAGAAGTGACGTTGCAGATGTGATGTACGGATTTGATGGAGAAAATCAAAGTCGGTGATGGTGAGGGAGAGGGTGGTGATGAGGTGGTGGCGCCCCCACCGTGGAGTTGAGTAGCGGAGGGGCTGCAGCACTAGGTGGAGGAAGGCACTGGTAACACTTGGTGAATAGGCCAAATGTGTCAATTTGGTGTATGAAGTTTGTCATGCTCGCCCACCCACCGAATCCAAACCCAACCACTAGGACCCACCCAACAATGAAGGCGTTGATCGTGTACGCTCCTGCCCATCCTCCAAAATATTTGGACGGCTGCTCCACCGCGTTCTGCAATCAATCACAGCCGTTAAAATTAAATCCAATATACATAAAGCTAGGCGTACGACAAGAATGAGGGATAAGCATTGTCATTTTGTATGTACGTGAAGAGAGTTCAATATAGTACTCCTCTGGTGCACCAGAGAATCAAATACGAACTGATATTCTGGCTCTTTGATGCACAGCACAAATCTCGTGCTTTTCAGCACTGtgtatggattttttttttttttttaaacatgaagagatattttatacaataaaaaaataatcaaactttTATCATTAAATTCACAAAAGCTATAGGGACACACTCACGCTCATTtatcttttgttattttaaaaataaagtgCGGTCATCAATCAtcatttgtgtttaattttacatctaacatttgttatttttaaaatggtGTGGTCTGCTAGACTGTGACCACACGTTACCTCTATGCTCCTACAATTACTAGTTAATTttccttaatttttattttttttttttgatgttccttaattaataatatatatttatttgtttataacACTGTCAAGTATCAAGTTCAGTCAAACTTTTGACCAAAATATTATTCATTGTCACGTTATGTTTTTGGCAAAAGAGCTTTTTTGAGGATGTGTCTTACGTGGTGTGAAATTCTATTTTTGGGTGTAGTGTTGTTGctgtaataataaattattctttttttaaaaaaaaaaaaaagaaaaatagttaaTAAAAAGTTACCTCTCTGGATGCAGGGGATCGAAAGGTGAAGGCGTGAGCAAGAGCAGGGATGATGTAGACGGTGAAGCTAACGAGAAGTGATCCAACGGTGGAATTGATGGGGCCGAAGAAAGGGAAGATTATGGCCAAGAACCAGATGGGGATCACCACAGGCAATCTCGCCGCTGCACGCTTACACAGGCTCTTGCACTCGTGCATTCCTATTGCTTTCTCCCACACAAAGTACAGTGGTGTGCATGCAAATCCAAATGTAATAAACTGCATTCATACCCAAGCCAATAATTTATCCATATTATTAGTATTCTTTCATTTTCAATGCATCTAATTAATGTGTTAATTTATGTAATAATGTATGTACCTGGTGGATGAGCATTAATGTGACAGCCATGTCTCTGAAAGGGGTTTTTGGGAGAAGGGCGAAAGCGTTGGAGTGATTAAGAAGCATGTCTCCAAATGCCCAATAGACTGCTGATGCGGATGGAAGTGTCAGTGTCAGCACATACAGGGTAGCCACTAAATAAATTGACTTGAACTTCTGAGGCTTCCACATGGCGTGCATAATTTCCCTGTTGTTTcaaccaaaattaatttactcaTTAATTCTACTGTATTATGCATAATACTATGGTCAAACACTCTTGAGGTTGAATACGAAATGTGGGAGATGGGATTGGCTCATGatcataataattattattgttatttttttcccCTGTAAAAAGGGAATATTGTAATTATTGGAGGACCTTCGAATATAAAAACATGATTCCTTTTGGTGTTTTCTCATGATAAAAGCAAAAGCAAATTAAGAGAAAAGAGTTTTAGCTTTTccaaattatacaaaaaaaaaaaaaaaaaacagttgttTCGCCATGAAAAAAGAAACGAAAAGGACATGTTGCCAGCCAcgcttaaaaaataaaaaaagaatatttgTCCAtgtttttaactttattttcttGATTAAAGATTGGTAATTAGATCTTATAGTCAGGTCTTGTCTAAAAAAAGAAGGTTTAGTCACTTTCAATATGACGTTTAGACCACGTTTTATGCTCAAAACCAAACCCTTTTCTAGGAACGATACATAAGAGCATATATGAATGAAAACATATgggaaaaaaaattgaacataACGATAAAGACATTATATTATCAATTTATGCTTGTCTTACACAGTGACGGCATGTCCCCCAAACGTATAGAGAATGTTTGTGGCCCCAGTAAAATATAGCACCAACTTAGTTGGACCAGAGTGCTTAACTCCTTCAATCTATATTATGATCACACAAACAACACATAATAAATTGccaaacttaatttaattattaacataataataaaactaaacttATATACCAACAATGAATTTGTATTATTACCTGGCCGTGGAGTAGGGAAGCTATGGTGAGGTACCAAGCAGTGTACGTGGTCATTAAGAGGCCTAAGAATGACCAGATTCTGTAGTTGTGAAAAGAAGGAATAAAAACTGTGGTGGCACAACATGCTCCGAATATGTATGTCCAAGTTCTCTTGTccaaattgtcatttatgtaatatatgttactgtgaaaataaaaattaaaaattaaaagataccCCAGTTAAAAAACATAAAGTAACTATATACgaattctttattattaatgttATATAAAAATGTAAGGATAAGAGTTAAAGTTAGAGGGTCAGAGAGATGTGTAAGAAGAAAGAACCTTGCACAAGCTATGAGTTGAATGACAGATCCAAACAGAAGAAAGGTACAGTTAAATGCCAAACCCACGTTCCTCCAATGCTTCCCAAGGAGACCATCAAGAACT
Above is a genomic segment from Cannabis sativa cultivar Pink pepper isolate KNU-18-1 unplaced genomic scaffold, ASM2916894v1 Contig3, whole genome shotgun sequence containing:
- the LOC133033214 gene encoding auxin transporter-like protein 2, with protein sequence MATDKVVETVIVGNYVEMETEGKAKDVKTRLSNFFWHGGSVYDAWFSCASNQVAQVLLTLPYSFSQLGMLSGILFQLFYGLLGSWTAYLISILYVEYRTRKEREKVDFRNHVIQWFEVLDGLLGKHWRNVGLAFNCTFLLFGSVIQLIACASNIYYINDNLDKRTWTYIFGACCATTVFIPSFHNYRIWSFLGLLMTTYTAWYLTIASLLHGQIEGVKHSGPTKLVLYFTGATNILYTFGGHAVTVEIMHAMWKPQKFKSIYLVATLYVLTLTLPSASAVYWAFGDMLLNHSNAFALLPKTPFRDMAVTLMLIHQFITFGFACTPLYFVWEKAIGMHECKSLCKRAAARLPVVIPIWFLAIIFPFFGPINSTVGSLLVSFTVYIIPALAHAFTFRSPASRENAVEQPSKYFGGWAGAYTINAFIVGWVLVVGFGFGGWASMTNFIHQIDTFGLFTKCYQCLPPPSAAAPPLLNSTVGAPPPHHHPLPHHHRL